From a single Solanum dulcamara chromosome 4, daSolDulc1.2, whole genome shotgun sequence genomic region:
- the LOC129884805 gene encoding probable WRKY transcription factor 12 translates to MERGEERNQLNNYLSFSSSTAANSIHELGFVHFADHNLSFLAPSSQSSQSLQAAAAANVSVTPSAAINTNNVTGGLGFSHNELLVNRPSWNNNDQVETVDPKGIIDENCSGNASEGNNSWWKSSSSDKGKVKIRRKLREPRFCFQTRSDIDVLDDGYKWRKYGQKVVKNSLHPRSYYRCTHSNCRVKKRVERLSEDCRMVITTYEGRHNHSPCDDSNSSDHDCFTSF, encoded by the exons ATGGAAAGGGGTGAAGAAAGAAATCAGTTAAACAACTACTTATCTTTCTCATCATCAACCGCAGCAAATAGTATCCATGAATTGGGATTTGTACACTTTGCAGATCATAACTTGAGCTTTTTAGCTCCTTCATCACAATCTTCTCAGTCTCTTCAAGCTGCCGCAGCCGCCAACGTAAGTGTTACGCCATCCGCCGCCATCAACACAAATAACGTTACCGGTGGTCTAGGGTTTAGCCACAATGAATTACTTGTCAATAGACCATCTTGGAACAACAACGACCAG GTGGAAACAGTAGATCCCAAGGGTATTATTGACGAAAATTGCAGCGGTAATGCCAGTGAGGGTAACAATTCATG GTGGAAGAGTTCATCTTCAGACAAAGGAAAGGTGAAGATAAGGAGAAAGCTAAGAGAACCAAGATTTTGTTTCCAAACAAGGAGTGACATTGATGTTCTTGATGATGGATATAAATGGAGAAAATATGGTCAGAAAGTTGTCAAGAATAGCCTTCATCCCAG gagTTACTATCGATGTACACATAGTAATTGTAGAGTGAAGAAAAGAGTTGAAAGACTATCAGAAGATTGCCGTATGGTAATAACTACGTATGAAGGTAGACATAACCATTCTCCTTGTGATGATTCTAACTCTTCTGATCATGATTGTTTCACCTCTTTctag